The Cryptomeria japonica chromosome 6, Sugi_1.0, whole genome shotgun sequence genomic interval gatgtgtggaagacaacgTTCAAacctaaagagggattgtttgaatggctagtgatgcctttcagTCTAACAAACGCTCCagcgacattcatgagaatgatgaatgatatacttagaccattcactgattcctttgtggtggtatatctagatgacatactcatcttcaacagaacttgggaggaacatttgtaACATGTGGaaaaaaattctctcaaccttacaagaacatgggctttatgcaaacaaataaaagtgctcctttggtatgcatagtatcagatacttaggatatgttattgacagtgagggtgtccatgttgatccaGAGAAGATACAGGTGATTAAGGACTGGCCGTCTCCTAGCTGCCTTGGCCTCTAAATTAgtcattgagggggggggggggggacataagcaaagtttaaatggacaagtgctcaacaagaagcattcaaggggcTAAAACgaaggttatgttctgcaccaTTTTTATCTCTTCTTGACCTACAACAAccatttgaaatacaaacagatgcatcagaatatgctctaggggcagtcctcatgcaacatggtcatccagttgcatatcacaGTCAGACCTTTTTTGATACAGTGCGTCGATATGCTACTTATgacaaggaactgtatgctattgttcaagcctgtaagcagtggaaacattacattctgggtaaggagactgtcatccacatagatcacaaaccccttcaatttttgcaaacacaagggaagttgcagaatgatcgacatcaaCGATGGTTAGCATATCTTCAATAATTTCACCTCAATATTcgccacaagaagggaagcactaataaagtagcagactgtttgagcaggcctccaattgcagccataagtatggttttgaactcatgtggtcatcaaactgaagcctgggcttgtttgtatgagaacgatgttgaatttgcagatgtttataatcaattagtgaagggatagcaagtgaatgatttctatctgcaggatggaatgctttgtcaccttggccaaatctgtgtgcccaatgcagaacgcaaaaatttgatatagttttttgaaaatttcgtagtttttagattttattatgtaataaacaaatgtgattgttgggcttcgattctcaagaggtctctgtgacccttggaatctcatgaacttctatatgttggattttcgaatgaaatagattacttttttggcttgcttcaattctatgatttctggttcttgtaaacagaatttacaataccgcaggttctcactcaggtgttgtcatctgaatccataattcggatcaatcCAATTAAATTAGATCTATTTAAAAGCTATTGTAAATACCTAACATTGCATTGTCAATTATTCAATTACTAAGTATTGATGTTTTCTTGATAGAGTAAGGTGAATGCATGATTATTACTTTGTTAATGATTTGTATAtactaaaagagaaaaaaatagttcaaagaatattacaaatgtataAATAAATGGCATACTTGTCTTTTAACATaaaaaaacaaagaattaagacCCCACTTCAAACCATTCATTCTGGTCCTTTTTTAAATGATACAAAGGGTCTAAAAATTTTACAAGATGGTTAAGTACTTCTAGTTTTCTAGCTATGGGGATTCAATTAAAGATATTGATATTTCAATGTAGGTGCATTTGCATTAAAACTTATAACTCATTCATTTAAGTATAACACTTTAAAATTATCAAACTTATTTAAAAGGGTAGTTAAATATTGACGCACATAATTCTTTTTAAAGTGCGAATGAGAAATAGTTATCCTTCAACAATTAGTTTAATATGTAGCCCAATTTTCTTAATGTTATAGTGGGATGAAAGCAAAGACAATTTAATAAAGCTTCTTTTTTCCTATAACTTTTTTAATCTTTAATTGACTCTTATGTATACATGAAATACTTTTTATACTTCTAAATTTATATACATATTATATCTAATTTATATTCATAAATTTTGTTtagaattttaatattttaaataacgtTACAACATTTTCTACTTTCAAACTTTTCATTCATTCGAATactttttgataaaaataaataaatgaggtTTTCCTTTAAATAATTGATTGCATTGTAATCTTTGAACTCACCTTTTAAGCATTGAAACTTAGCTCTGTAATTTTTAATTTAATCAAAACATTAACTAAATCACATTAAAGTATCCTCTACTTTTAGCAGGACTAAAGCTGCATGATCACAACCCTTAAACGCTATTAAAATGTCAATTTCATTGAAAAGGCGtggatagaaaggaaaagaaattcggCTATCACTGCACCGCTGAAGTAGCAAGAGATTTAGCTACCCACGATTCAATCATCACCTGCGAATGAAGATTCTGGTCGGCAGGCACAAGATGCCCTGCTCGCGCTACAACAACATGCGTCAGATTTGAATAAGAGCGCACATATCCTGCCTGCACCTTTGACACTCGCCATACTTTTCTCTCCGCCCGCCAAAACTCAGCCAAGCCATTCCATTCCAGAGTGCGCATCCAGTCTTCAGTGGACAAAACGCCATCCCTGAGATCGAACTGCCCCTGATACAACAAAACTGGTATTTTCAACAGAAGTCTTTCAACCTTCCATTTAGTGCTCTTCATAATGTCCTCTCGCATCCTCCGGCGCACGGTGTTCCTGCAGCTGACCCAGGTGGCGGTGGGATGAGCGTTGAGAGCCTCTTTCACACCCCCCTGGTTAACGAAGAGACGTAGGTAGTCGGTGCCGTTATCGAATTTGTAATAGGGAACAGTCCGCCTCATGTCATCAAGGGTTGCAAGGCCTGTTCTATTTTTCAGGTAGCCAAGGACGCGGTTTCTTGCAATGCGGGCGTCGTTCCATTTGTGCTGAGTGGTCAGACTGACGGCCTCTTCCTGCAAGCTTTCGAGGTAAAGCTTCTGTTGGTAGTCGATCAGCCCCACGGCGTAGGCCACGCTCGCATGTGCCTGTACCTGCATTTACACGGATTATATTTCCCAGCTATTTTATCATTTTCTACTTCATCATAGTGTGGAGGAACTCTGTACGAAAACAATTTGAAGTGGACAATCCGAATGAGTTATTGGAAGTGATGCGATATCACAAAGTTAGAGTATTTTAGTCAAAATTGATAAGAAAAAAaatgtcaatgttgtgtttcttattTTTAGATTCTTTGATCTTTTGaatgtcattaaaattctttcattcattctttcatatgATTCAAATGAGTGAATGTTTTTAAAAATGTTTGCGAAGCTAAATAGTCACAAAACAGATAAGCATGAAAAATTTAAAACAGATAAATACAATGtctacttaatttttttttttttttttttctatatcttGAATCTTCTAGTGTATATCTTGATTTAAAAATCTGATTAAAAAAAGAAACAACAATAATGCTGAAAGATAAAACTGTCTGGATGACCTTCTTTGTACATTTGCTCCTTAAAATGACATACAGACCTTTGAATATCGGTACTTAACATGTCTAACATTTACATTGAAGAAATATCCAACATCATTAGGTGTATTTTACGACAAGGGGAGCCCTTCTTGGCTCTATGGAATTTGCTATATCTAGACAAGGGGGCATCCATTTTGAAAAATTTACATCTCACTTTGTCATAGTCTAGTTTACAAATTGTCAAGATCCGATCCTACATCCATAATAATAAGAAATTTGAACTGCTTAGATATCAATATCAATTTAATGTAATAGGTTTTAGTGCCCTCTTATTTATAATTCTAATTGACTAACTTTGTGTAAAGAAGTTTcaaaacaaaaatattgttaaaatctaaaaataaaatagagatattAACAAATGGCATTTTTTTTATGATTGTAGTTAGTTTTAATTGATAATTATGTTAACagatttatttaataatgttgAAGTTTAGGTGGacatttatttaaaattgaataagtAAATTATTTTGACATTTTGGTTAAAGATTTTGcttgaaaattgttggtgtaaatcattattcatcatggatattattacaccttacttaagtttacttaggattacatttcataatagtttgggtatgagacgcttgggtgtttgtgccacattgggatagcgtgtgtgggagaaattccaccttttatggtgttgatcttgttgttacactccacattcagtgggtgatccacctcatgtggactattatattatttctcctacctacccacacctatttcctacctacccttttttcttattgagccacatgtcatgtttgtgtgctcacatatccctagccttgcctatataagcaagctcatctacattgtatgtaactatgtaatgatgattattgatcattttctattgatgagaatacagtttattcttgtcccatattatgtctctattttgtacatttcattgagctcttgatcttggcaaaatctcacaaaaataattgaatttacattttatATTAGTAATTGTGGTGTTTAATTTTATCCTTAAAATGCTTTTAAATGAGGTTTTAAGTTTTCAAAAGTGGGATTCCTTGTCAAACCTTCTAATTTGGAGTGTTGTCCAAATAATTGATACAATGAACAAAGAATACATATTACATTTGAGCTATTCCATTAATAAATTTCTATACAATAAATACAATGATAAAAATACAAAGAAGAGACACATAtcttaaaaataaagaaaagttcaCAAAGCTATATGATGAGATCTTGTTTTCATTTAAAAACATAATTATAGACAAGTACATAAATTATCTAATTAAGTTATGCATAATATAATAATACATAGCTACACAAATTCATCTTCGATGGTGCAAGTTTATTAATGTATTCCACATTTAAAATTAAATGTAAGAGTCTCGATAGTTCACCTTTTCCCTTAAGATGTGATGATTATTTACTCGAGTCATAAGAGGTACAAGTTTGTAGAATATCCACAACTAGATTCAAACCAATCTCTACTAAGAAAGCCCAATGGTTTACCATTTGAATTCATACATtcccatttaaaaataaaaaataataattaatattgtattaattatttaaaaataaatcttaTGAGTTATGTCAAAATTCATTAATTTTAAAATGTTGGAGTGAGCTCCCAAGTCAATATCATGAATGCAAACAACTTCCATAAAAAGAGAGAGATAGATAAAAATTTCACTAGGAAATGATATATTATTGTTGAGATACTTTATAATGTTCAATAGCCTTTCTTAAATATGCAAGAGTGGGATATGAGAGAACACAAGATGTGAACATGTGTCTCAATAGGATGCAAAGTTAGGTAGATGCCAACAATCATCAACTACCTAGCTACAAACATTAAATACAGTTAAAACTATTAAATGATAATTGCTTAAGTTGGACTTAAGCACGAGTAGATAATATTTACTCCAATagctccccttaagtgcaacttagggagaagaaTTATCATGCAAAATGCAATATGATATgatgatgggtcccaacaactaggccatgttaggtatccatgtacaacTAATCATGCAACTAATTTCTCacaaacaagaaaaagagaaaacctcatgggacaaaactcctctccaaaaaagagatgTAAGGAGGTCTCAACACCAATACCTTCCAATAAATACATCCATCATGAGAATACAATTGTCGCCCCCTCCATAAGAAGGAAAATGAGAGACAATGTAGCCCCCCTCCATAATGAATAATCTCTTTCACAAATGGTAAGTgtttgaagaaaaaataaaatccaatagggtgggtgcaagaagttgagtcccacttttgggcaaaaagtggaagtgttttccctagttttcaatttttttgtcgattgaggtcaaaatttgaggtacttaaagtttgaatctgaaaaaactttactaatagaaaatgtagtgcttggagtctaattttcaaatatgtaatttatttcaatacccacatggtagaaatttctttttagtagacatatttaaaaaccactttttcaaaatgcttgttttaggactataccacacgtgtacgaccaccatattttgatgtaaataaaagaatgcttgcaaatccttctgggaaaagatacctaatacaccaaatattgatgacaatattttttcttatttttatattgaatatattttttttaattaatttttaattgactataaagtacattttcaaaacatttggtgtacgaccaccataatttgatgaaaatttcatattttttaatcttcaaaagaattgtatatagattgatgtcatataatttattttcaaaaaaacctaaaaaaaaaaagttattaaattgttactaaacctcactattttacatttaggtatcactttcaattaataaataatgcaaaaatagtaaaactaatcatatcactatgaaatttacatttttgaaattaggacagtgagaaatctaatgggtttttgtttcataaAAAAAAACGATTAGGAAGACCTTAAAAAAATTACAGCAAGGCAGAAATTTggtattccagtgccttagccatttttttggaggtccaagcataggcttggtcccaccaagcctaacccgaagccaaaactgaggcataggtgtgtttctcGCTCCTTTTATAAAACGGGCgcccgttatttaaaattcaaaaaacgggcacccattttgaaATTTATAGTACTTTAAGAAACGTGTGTCCTTTTTcagaaacgggtgcccgtttttagaaacgggtacTCGTTATTAGAAACATGTGCCCGTTTCTAAAAATCATGCACCCGTTTCTCTATGGTGGTCCGATcctaaacgggcacccattttatttttatgggtcggggctccgaagctaaatgggtgcccgtttcttaaaaaatgggcactCGTTTCTAGCGGCAAATTTTTTTTCTCGTAGACTTCCATgaaattgggacccaacttcttgcacccacccaatACTTACAAACCAGttgtctccccttaggaagaaacaaaaccatgtaTAGATGCAAGTATGGTTCCCATTTTGGATATGTTGGAAAACATGGAAGCATGACGAATGAAGATGATGTCTTCAAAAACTATCATGTGTCTCCTTGTCCAAGTGATATGATGATGCCACAATCCAATCAATTAAAGAAGAAGGTGACAAACTAGAACTATGTGGAAATTGATGTAGAACAAGCTCCAAAGACAAATATGATGTGACAAAAGGATTGAAATGATTGTCATTAAGGAGGAGAGAGAGCCCCTCAAATGCGactagccttaaaccacacacattaagcaacatattaagtctagagaatgatagtcaactctgagtgtttaacaatTTTAAGcgtagaagtgtattcttagtgtgaccacacataTTAaccaacatattaagcctagaaaatgtaagtcaactttgagtgtttaacacttttaagcctagaagtgtaagcttagtatgtgtgatttaagtcattccctcaaatctatcctccaaataTGTAGTAAAAGATTGACAAACCAAGtctgagataatggataagaatcCATCCTATAACCATAAATCTAAAATACCAAATATGTCCTCCAAATTTAAAAAGTGATGATGATCCTACTAATCAAGAATGACGGAAATCTCAAATTACTTTGTATAAGAAGCCAAAGGAAGTGAAAGTGGATCAACTATCTTTGAAGGAAAATCAAGAACCTCATCTGAAGTCTCAACATACTCCAAGGTATCAAATCAAGCCATTGAAGATGGGTGATAATGCCATCTCTCCATTTATTATAGCCCCCCCTCATGTGGCTAGAAGTTATAGGAGCTACATAATAAGGACCTCTAGTAATTTGATTCTTCCATACCAAACAATATGCtaagtaaataaatattaaaaataaatatagagAGGAGGATTAGGTATTTCTTATATTATTTGTTCATCTAGTGGATTCTTTCTAGTTAAAAGTCTAGTTGATGTGCAAAAtatgcttcctacactaatctataTGAGgaggtatatgcaaaaattaaaTTGATGATAAACAAGTACATgagaatgtacacaaaaaaaacCATAAAATAATGATTTGTGTGGAAAACCCCTTTAGGAGAAACCAACAATCTAATGAAACTCAATGTATTGTTCAATAAATCAAGGTTACAATACACTTGTAGAGTTTAAGCCTTTATAGGAGCATCGCCTTGACAAGAAATCTAGAGCAATTTTGGCAACATAACAATACctacaaaaataaatattaaaaatctaTCTCAAGCAACCAATTAATGGGAGAAGCAATACATGAAACCATAAAATGGCATTAGAAAGCTATGAGTTAAAACCACCCAAAATGTGGTGCCCAAATCCCTAGTAAAAGTATCTAGTTCCTAAATCCCAAGATGAGTCCATAGGATAAAAATAGCACATTCCTTCTACATGCCATAAGCTAGTTAGGATATTCTCACCAACTTGGGCACTATATTTTAGCTCCCATTATCTCCATTGAAGGATATCTAATTATTTGACTAACACATGTTACAAGTTGGTTAATAAGTGCAACTCCTTATCATAGCTCTGTTATGTGTCATAGATGCTCTTACATTTTCAATATATGGAATGCCCATCTTTTGAAGGCTACAAATTTtaatttagaaattcaattgaTTATTTTTTAATACAATATAGATCTTAGTTAGTTATATGCCATTGTAGCTACCTTACTCAGGTTAAGGGTCACTTCAAAATTTCTCAAGGCCAAAAATGATCTCTAGAGGTATAAGTTTTTATTTTTGTGTTCATAttgtaaaaattaaattttttggtCTTAATAGTGAAGGATGAAAGGTTGGAAATgttttcctaacattctcccactttttgAACACCTTACAAGAGTAAAAGGAACGCCAAAACTATCAATTATCTAATAGGGGTTGGGCCCATAGATTCACTACACCCCTTTAAGTTCTCAATGTTAATTGACTTTGTTAATTCACCTATGACAACTATCACATTCTTATAAGTGTAAAATTTCTCCAACATCACCCCCATCCTCTACAATGACATAAGAAAAATGGTACTAGACATCTATGTGCTTCATCATCACATGAAAGGCTAGGTTCTTTGCCAAAAAATCTGAGACTCTAACTATCACAAATAAAAATGATAACTCACTAACTTTTTCCTACATataaacatagtctcttaagctaGATGACCTATTGACATGCATGAGTGGTTGCAATGTATTTAGCCTCTATAGTGGAAAAAACAACTACAACTTgttgcttgctcatccaactaataacACAACCAAATAAGTTAAATAAATAACTACAAGTGGATATTCTACTATTGACATCTCTTATCTAATAAAAATCCTTAAATCCATGAATATATACATTTAGTATTGGTCTTTTGTTGAAACACCATAATAACAAGCATAGTACTTAAAGGTGGCCTAAAAATATCTAAAGACCTTAACTACATCCCTATGATTTTGTCCAAAATTAATTATAAAATGCTTCAAGACTCCCACTATTTAGGAGATGTATAGTTTattatagaccatagcatacatcgaGCTTCTAATTATATTGGTATAATGAGCAAAAGTAATAGCGTCTATATAGCTAGGAAAATGGTCTCTCAACCTTACAATTACATAAGGTTACATTATAGTAAGTTAACATTTTAGCACAAATTGGTCCAAAATTTCCCCCAAAGCCATAGATTGGCTAAATAGTAATTAAATTTTTGTTGCAAAATCAAGTCTGGATTTGAAGACATTGaagttttcatttttttaaagtttcaaagtcaattttgaaggcCTTAGAGGCATTTTTTGGGCTTGAAAGTGGTTGCAAAAAGTGTAGTGTTTATAACTTGATAGAGCACTCAATGAGCTTTCTaatgcttcaaatagttcatcAATTAGACTTCTGAATCAAAAGTTACAACCTCCAAAAGTTCTCTtgaaatgggaaatataaaaatgtgttaGACACATAAATGAATTGTAAAGGAGTACATAGGtttgtgttttgacacatcatagagaATCTTGGATTAGAGATAAGTTGGACACAACCTTTTAGGTGCCTTTAACTCATTACTTTGTAATACTATTTGGCAATTTCGTGTATTGTAGATCTTTtatatattaggtgtgtgagatggaggcTGTATGTAAGAATTATATTTCTTGAGTTACTTCTAtctctttggttggtgatactcttgtgagaagcttTCTCTGTAAGTATGTTGTATTCTATTGGtgatttcaaaataatatattaaGTGACTTTTTGGAGTTCTCCTGAATGGGGTTGAAGCTAAATGAGGGGGGTGAATGGATTAATGAATATAAAAGAGTTAAGGGCCTTGAtagtgaggaggaggaggagggcttCTAGCTAAGGGATTTAAGAACTACATATTCTCATATCTAATGTTCTACATGTCTATATTGCTATGCTGTAGATTTTTGTTAATGCATATAGTTATGTAATGGTATGGATATGATAGGTGTTAGTTCACTTATTGAAACCCCGTGCAATGGAGAATTTTGTATTCAAGTTTTTTGTCAACTTTTTAGTTAGTTTTTTGGGAGTCTAGATTGGTATGCTTGAGCAATGCTCAGATGCCTTGCCAATACAATGTAAAAAATTTCTGATATCAATATAAGCTCTTTGCAGCTCTGTTGCACCTTACttagcataataataataataatattattatcctTCCCCGTTAATGGAGCCAGGTTGGTTGATCTTCTTGTCGACCTAAGAGTAAATGTAGTTTGGAGTGCTCCCGAGGAGGGCtaggtcaagatcaattttttaTGGGGCATTGAGAGGTAACCCTAGTGTTAGTGGGGCTAAGTGCATCGCGCGAGAGCATTACAGGAACGTTCATGCAAAGAAATCAGAATATCTTAGGGTGGCCACAAACAATTTGAAGCAAAATTCAAAGCTTCTCTTATGAGATTGTAGATGAAAAAGGAGATAAATGTGAGGTGTCTCCATCCTGAGCGAGACTCACTAATAACA includes:
- the LOC131069236 gene encoding serine carboxypeptidase-like 50; the encoded protein is MKKMNRTILSTVALLIAALVTITNAAEETFPKEALPMASGYLTIKEKPGAQMFYAYYEAIEPALQLSDRPIVLWLQGGPGCSRLIGNLYELGPWRVTQDLRLHKNSAPWNRVFGLLFLDNPIGSGFSVAPTDQDIPSNQEEIAKDLYSALQAFYDLNPLFKSRPFFVTGQSYAGKYVPSLAYYMVEQLEKGGFLRIDGAAIGNGFTHPVVQVQAHASVAYAVGLIDYQQKLYLESLQEEAVSLTTQHKWNDARIARNRVLGYLKNRTGLATLDDMRRTVPYYKFDNGTDYLRLFVNQGGVKEALNAHPTATWVSCRNTVRRRMREDIMKSTKWKVERLLLKIPVLLYQGQFDLRDGVLSTEDWMRTLEWNGLAEFWRAERKVWRVSKVQAGYVRSYSNLTHVVVARAGHLVPADQNLHSQVMIESWVAKSLATSAVQ